Proteins from a single region of Pseudomonas sp. BSw22131:
- a CDS encoding MliC family protein, with translation MKGLIALAILAVLGGCASMTASRPADPWTHWVCDSKAEVYWRYVDPAKKEVDVRLNQSEQVFRLKAEPGASATLYSNGVLAFDNKGSEGLVYWDATNDLIGRGCKAQ, from the coding sequence ATGAAAGGCTTGATTGCCCTCGCGATACTTGCAGTGCTGGGCGGTTGCGCCAGCATGACGGCCTCCAGACCTGCTGATCCATGGACTCATTGGGTCTGTGACAGCAAGGCTGAGGTCTACTGGCGTTACGTCGACCCGGCGAAGAAAGAGGTCGATGTGCGTCTGAATCAAAGCGAGCAGGTGTTTCGGCTCAAGGCTGAGCCCGGCGCTTCCGCCACGTTGTACAGTAACGGCGTGCTGGCGTTCGACAATAAAGGTAGCGAAGGCCTGGTTTACTGGGACGCGACCAACGATTTGATCGGTCGAGGCTGCAAGGCGCAGTAA
- a CDS encoding phosphoglycerate kinase has protein sequence MTVLKMTDLDLQGKRVLIREDLNVPVKDGVVTSDARILASLPTIKLALEKGAAVMVCSHLGRPTEGEFSAENSLKPVADYLSKALGRDVPLVADYLDGVDVKAGDIVLFENVRFNKGEKKNTDELAQKYAALCDVFVMDAFGTAHRAEGSTHGVAKFAKVAAAGPLLANELDALSKALGAPAKPMAAIVAGSKVSTKLDVLNSLSTICDQLIVGGGIANTFLAAAGHNVGKSLYEPDLLDTARAIAVKVSVPLPVDVVVAKAFSQDAEATVKLIADVSDDDMILDIGPQTAKQFAELLKSSKTILWNGPVGVFEFDQFGEGTKTLAKAIAESSAFSIAGGGDTLAAIDKYGIADQISYISTGGGAFLEFVEGKVLPAVEILEQRAKA, from the coding sequence ATGACCGTGTTGAAGATGACCGACCTCGATCTGCAAGGTAAACGTGTACTGATCCGTGAAGACCTCAACGTGCCGGTCAAGGACGGTGTCGTCACCAGCGATGCGCGCATTCTTGCTTCGCTGCCGACCATCAAGCTGGCGCTGGAAAAAGGCGCGGCCGTCATGGTCTGCTCGCACCTGGGTCGCCCGACCGAAGGTGAGTTCTCCGCTGAAAACAGCCTCAAACCCGTTGCCGATTACCTGAGCAAGGCCTTGGGCCGTGATGTGCCGCTGGTGGCCGATTACCTCGATGGTGTCGACGTCAAGGCTGGCGATATCGTGCTGTTCGAGAACGTGCGCTTCAACAAGGGTGAGAAAAAGAACACTGACGAGCTGGCGCAGAAATACGCCGCTTTGTGTGATGTGTTCGTGATGGACGCGTTCGGCACCGCTCACCGCGCTGAGGGTTCGACCCATGGCGTTGCCAAGTTTGCCAAGGTCGCGGCAGCCGGCCCGCTGTTGGCCAATGAGCTGGATGCATTGAGCAAGGCGCTGGGTGCGCCCGCCAAGCCAATGGCCGCTATCGTTGCCGGCTCCAAGGTTTCAACCAAGCTCGATGTACTCAACAGTCTCAGCACGATCTGCGACCAGCTGATCGTGGGCGGCGGTATCGCCAACACCTTCCTGGCGGCGGCGGGCCACAACGTTGGCAAATCGCTGTACGAGCCTGACCTGCTGGACACTGCCCGTGCCATCGCAGTGAAAGTCAGTGTGCCGCTGCCGGTTGATGTCGTAGTCGCCAAGGCCTTCTCGCAGGACGCCGAAGCCACCGTCAAACTGATCGCCGACGTATCCGATGACGACATGATCCTGGACATCGGCCCACAGACCGCCAAGCAGTTCGCAGAACTATTGAAATCTTCCAAGACTATCCTCTGGAATGGCCCGGTCGGCGTGTTCGAGTTCGATCAGTTCGGCGAAGGCACCAAGACGCTTGCCAAAGCCATTGCTGAAAGCTCTGCATTTTCCATCGCGGGCGGCGGCGACACGCTGGCAGCCATCGATAAATACGGTATCGCCGATCAAATCTCCTACATTTCTACCGGTGGTGGCGCGTTCCTCGAGTTCGTCGAGGGCAAAGTCCTGCCAGCTGTAGAGATACTGGAACAACGCGCCAAGGCCTGA
- the epd gene encoding erythrose-4-phosphate dehydrogenase, which produces MPQLRPYRVALNGYGRIGRCVLRALCERGAKAGFEVVAINDLADMASLEYLTRFDSTHGRFPGDVRVEGDFLHINDHVIKVFRSATPEGIDWGALDIDLVLECSGVYNTRADGERFLAARAPRVLFSQPMASEADVDATIVFGINQQTLTGHEMLVSAASCTTNCSVPLLQLLDQALGLEYIMITTIHSAMNDQPVIDAYHHEDLRRTRSAFQSIIPVSTGLARGIERLLPELAGRIQAKAVRVPTVNVSCLDITLQTARDTDAVEINRILREAATGGPLKGLLAYTELPHASCDFNHDPHSAIVDASQTRVSGPRLVNLLAWFDNEWGFANRMLDIAEHYLRVSQQHQ; this is translated from the coding sequence ATGCCCCAACTCCGTCCCTACAGAGTCGCACTCAACGGTTACGGCCGTATCGGCCGCTGCGTCCTGCGAGCGCTGTGCGAGCGTGGCGCAAAGGCCGGGTTTGAAGTGGTAGCGATCAACGATCTGGCCGACATGGCCAGCCTCGAATACCTCACGCGCTTTGATTCCACCCATGGCCGGTTTCCCGGCGATGTTCGGGTCGAAGGCGATTTTCTGCACATCAACGACCACGTCATCAAAGTATTCCGCAGCGCGACGCCTGAAGGCATCGACTGGGGGGCGCTGGACATTGATCTGGTACTCGAATGTTCCGGCGTCTACAACACTCGCGCTGATGGCGAACGGTTTCTTGCCGCCCGTGCGCCGAGGGTGCTGTTCTCCCAGCCCATGGCCAGCGAAGCTGATGTCGATGCGACCATCGTGTTCGGCATCAATCAGCAAACGCTGACCGGGCACGAGATGCTGGTGTCTGCCGCTTCCTGCACCACCAATTGCAGTGTGCCGTTGCTGCAACTGCTGGATCAGGCGCTGGGCCTGGAATACATCATGATCACCACTATTCACTCGGCGATGAACGATCAGCCGGTGATTGATGCGTATCACCACGAAGATCTGCGCCGCACGCGTTCGGCTTTTCAGTCGATCATTCCGGTGTCCACTGGTCTGGCGCGCGGTATCGAGCGGTTGCTGCCGGAACTTGCCGGCCGAATTCAGGCCAAAGCTGTTCGAGTGCCGACGGTCAACGTCTCGTGTCTGGATATCACGTTGCAAACTGCGCGCGATACCGATGCAGTGGAGATCAACCGGATTCTTCGCGAGGCCGCTACCGGCGGCCCGTTGAAGGGGTTGTTGGCGTATACCGAGTTGCCGCACGCCAGTTGTGATTTCAATCACGACCCTCATTCAGCCATTGTCGATGCCAGTCAAACACGGGTTTCCGGCCCGCGACTGGTCAATCTGCTGGCCTGGTTCGACAACGAATGGGGTTTTGCCAATCGAATGCTGGACATCGCCGAGCACTACCTGCGCGTCTCGCAACAACATCAGTAA
- the tkt gene encoding transketolase, whose translation MPSRRERANAIRALSMDAVQKANSGHPGAPMGMADIAEVLWRDYLKHNPTNPLFADRDRFIMSNGHGSMLVYSLLHLTGYDLSIDDLKNFRQLHSRTPGHPEYGYTPGVETTTGPLGQGFANAVGFAVAEKTLGAQFNRPGHNIVDHHTYVFMGDGCMMEGISHEVASLAGTLQLGKLVAFYDDNGISIDGEVEGWFTDDTPKRFEAYGWQVIRNVDGHDPEEIKTAIDTARKSDQPTLICCKTTIGFGSPNKQGKEECHGAPLGNDEIALTRAALKWTHGPFEIPDDIYAEWNAKEKGLAAEAEWDQRFAAYSAAHPELANELIRRMSGELPADFAEKSAAYVAEVNAKGETIASRKASQNALSAFGPLLPEFLGGSADLAGSNLTIWKGCKSITGEDASGNYLHYGVREFGMGAIMNGIVLHGGFIPYGATFLIFMEYARNAVRMSSLMKKRVIYVFTHDSIGLGEDGPTHQPIEQLTSLRTTPNLDTWRPADAVESAAAWKYAIERNDGPSAMIFSRQNLTHQARDAEQLENITRGGYVLRDCVGEPELIIIATGSEVGLAVLAYDQLSAAGRNVRVVSMPCTSVFEAQDASYKQSVLPLQVSARIAIEAAHADYWYKYVGLEGRVIGMTTFGESAPAPALFEEFGFTLENVISTAEELLED comes from the coding sequence ATGCCCAGCCGTCGTGAACGTGCCAATGCCATTCGTGCCCTCAGCATGGATGCCGTGCAAAAGGCCAATAGCGGCCACCCAGGTGCCCCGATGGGCATGGCGGATATCGCTGAAGTCCTCTGGCGTGACTACCTCAAGCACAACCCGACCAACCCGCTGTTCGCCGACCGTGACCGCTTCATCATGTCCAATGGGCATGGTTCGATGCTGGTTTACTCGCTGCTTCACCTGACCGGTTACGACCTGTCGATCGATGACCTGAAAAACTTCCGTCAGCTGCACAGCCGCACCCCGGGCCATCCGGAATACGGCTACACCCCAGGCGTGGAGACCACCACCGGTCCACTGGGTCAGGGCTTTGCAAACGCCGTTGGTTTTGCCGTAGCCGAGAAGACTCTCGGCGCTCAGTTCAACCGCCCTGGCCACAACATCGTCGACCACCACACCTACGTCTTCATGGGTGATGGCTGCATGATGGAAGGCATTTCCCACGAAGTCGCGTCCCTGGCCGGTACGCTGCAGCTGGGCAAGCTGGTCGCGTTCTACGATGACAACGGCATCTCCATCGACGGCGAAGTCGAAGGCTGGTTCACCGACGACACACCAAAGCGCTTCGAAGCCTACGGCTGGCAGGTCATCCGCAACGTTGACGGTCATGATCCGGAAGAAATCAAAACCGCCATCGACACCGCGCGCAAAAGCGATCAACCCACTCTGATCTGCTGCAAAACCACCATCGGCTTCGGCTCTCCGAACAAGCAGGGCAAGGAAGAGTGCCACGGCGCCCCGCTGGGCAACGACGAAATCGCCCTGACCCGCGCTGCGCTGAAGTGGACCCACGGCCCGTTCGAAATTCCGGATGACATCTACGCCGAGTGGAACGCCAAGGAAAAGGGCCTCGCTGCCGAAGCCGAGTGGGATCAGCGTTTCGCTGCTTACTCTGCCGCACACCCTGAACTGGCCAACGAGCTGATCCGTCGCATGAGCGGCGAGCTGCCAGCTGACTTCGCAGAGAAATCCGCAGCTTACGTTGCCGAAGTCAACGCCAAGGGCGAAACCATCGCCAGCCGTAAAGCCAGCCAGAACGCACTGAGCGCGTTCGGCCCGCTGTTGCCTGAATTTCTCGGCGGTTCGGCTGACCTTGCCGGTTCCAACCTGACCATCTGGAAAGGCTGCAAGAGCATCACCGGCGAAGACGCCAGCGGCAACTACCTGCATTACGGCGTTCGCGAGTTCGGCATGGGCGCCATCATGAACGGCATCGTGCTGCACGGTGGCTTTATACCGTACGGCGCAACGTTCCTGATCTTCATGGAATACGCCCGCAACGCGGTGCGTATGTCGTCGCTGATGAAGAAGCGCGTCATTTATGTGTTCACCCACGACTCCATCGGCCTGGGCGAAGATGGCCCGACTCACCAGCCAATCGAGCAACTGACCAGCCTGCGCACCACGCCAAATCTGGACACCTGGCGTCCGGCCGATGCCGTGGAATCGGCAGCGGCCTGGAAATACGCCATCGAGCGTAACGACGGTCCTTCGGCGATGATCTTCTCGCGTCAGAACCTGACCCATCAGGCTCGCGATGCAGAGCAACTGGAAAACATCACCCGTGGTGGCTACGTGCTGCGCGATTGCGTGGGCGAGCCTGAGCTGATCATCATCGCTACCGGTTCGGAAGTGGGTCTGGCGGTTCTGGCCTATGACCAACTGAGCGCTGCCGGTCGCAATGTCCGTGTGGTTTCCATGCCGTGCACCAGCGTTTTCGAAGCGCAGGATGCGTCTTACAAGCAGTCGGTTCTGCCGTTGCAGGTCAGCGCGCGTATCGCTATCGAAGCTGCCCATGCCGACTACTGGTACAAATACGTGGGCCTTGAAGGCCGCGTGATCGGGATGACTACGTTCGGTGAGTCGGCGCCTGCGCCAGCACTGTTCGAAGAGTTCGGCTTCACGCTGGAGAACGTCATTTCCACGGCTGAAGAGCTGCTGGAAGACTGA
- a CDS encoding ArsR/SmtB family transcription factor, protein MNLRVPVINHDPCDDLAALCKAGGDPLRLNVLRALSNDSFGVLELAQMFAIGQSGMSHHLKVLAQAELVATRREGNAIFYRRALPHVEQTGGKLHAALLEEADGLTLPEDVQARIGLVHRQRASNSQDFFARTAEKFRAQQDLIAGLAQYRDSLLSLLDKLSFDANASAVEVGPGDGGFLPDLARRFHRVTGLDNSPEMLDLARQLCQRKVLDNVDLRLADALGDVQLRADCVVLNMVLHHFAAPADALKHLANLLLPGGSLLVTDLCSHDQSWAKETCGDLWLGFEQEDLARWAVAAGLVPGESLYVGLRNGFQIQVRHFQRPAGDTQHRYQSGNPSR, encoded by the coding sequence ATGAATCTTCGCGTGCCTGTTATCAATCACGATCCCTGCGACGACCTGGCCGCCCTGTGCAAAGCCGGGGGCGACCCGTTGCGGCTGAACGTACTGCGGGCATTGTCCAACGATTCGTTCGGGGTGCTGGAGCTGGCGCAGATGTTCGCCATTGGCCAGTCGGGCATGAGCCACCACCTGAAGGTGCTGGCCCAGGCTGAACTGGTGGCCACACGCCGTGAAGGCAACGCGATTTTCTACCGCCGTGCCCTGCCCCATGTCGAACAAACCGGCGGCAAGTTGCACGCCGCCTTGCTCGAAGAGGCAGACGGACTGACCTTGCCCGAGGACGTCCAGGCCCGCATCGGGCTGGTGCATCGCCAGCGCGCGAGCAACAGCCAGGACTTTTTCGCCCGAACCGCCGAAAAGTTTCGCGCCCAGCAGGATTTGATCGCAGGGCTTGCGCAATATCGGGACAGCCTGCTGTCTTTGCTGGACAAACTCAGCTTTGACGCCAACGCCAGCGCAGTGGAAGTCGGCCCCGGCGACGGCGGTTTTCTGCCCGATCTGGCGCGACGTTTTCACCGCGTCACCGGCCTCGACAACAGCCCGGAGATGCTCGACCTCGCCCGGCAGCTGTGCCAGCGCAAGGTGCTCGACAACGTCGACCTCAGGCTGGCTGATGCGTTGGGCGATGTTCAACTGCGGGCCGATTGCGTTGTACTGAACATGGTGTTGCATCACTTTGCAGCACCGGCAGATGCACTGAAACACTTGGCCAATCTGTTGCTACCGGGCGGTAGCCTGCTGGTGACGGATTTGTGCAGCCACGACCAGAGCTGGGCCAAGGAGACCTGCGGCGATCTCTGGTTAGGTTTCGAACAGGAAGATCTGGCCCGTTGGGCCGTCGCTGCGGGGCTGGTCCCCGGGGAAAGTCTGTACGTAGGCTTACGTAATGGTTTCCAGATACAGGTCCGCCATTTTCAGCGGCCGGCTGGCGACACTCAACATCGGTATCAATCAGGAAACCCGTCGAGATGA
- the metK gene encoding methionine adenosyltransferase, with protein MSEYSLFTSESVSEGHPDKIADQISDAVLDAIIAEDKFARVACETLVKTGVAIIAGEVTTSAWVDLEDIVRNVILDIGYNSSNVGFDGATCSVMNIIGKQSVDIAQGVDRSKPEDQGAGDQGLMFGYASNETAELMPAPIAFSHQLVKRQAEARKSGALPWLRPDAKSQVTCRYENGIVVGIDAVVLSTQHNPEVSYADLREGVMELVVKHVLPAHLLHKDTQFHINPTGNFIIGGPVGDCGLTGRKIIVDSYGGMARHGGGAFSGKDPSKVDRSAAYAGRYVAKNIVAAGLAERCEIQVSYAIGVAQPTSISLNTFGTGKISDDKIVQLVREHFDLRPYAITTMLDLLHPMYQETAAYGHFGRTPETKTVGDDTFTTFTWEKTDRADALRAAAGL; from the coding sequence ATGAGCGAATACTCCCTTTTCACCTCCGAGTCCGTGTCCGAAGGGCATCCGGACAAAATCGCCGACCAGATCTCCGATGCAGTTCTGGACGCCATTATTGCTGAAGACAAATTTGCCCGGGTCGCGTGCGAAACCCTGGTCAAGACCGGCGTTGCGATCATCGCAGGCGAAGTCACCACGTCGGCCTGGGTCGATCTGGAAGATATCGTCCGTAACGTGATCCTCGACATCGGCTACAACAGCTCCAATGTCGGTTTCGACGGCGCGACATGCAGCGTGATGAACATCATCGGCAAGCAGTCGGTGGACATCGCTCAAGGCGTTGACCGCAGCAAGCCTGAAGATCAGGGCGCCGGCGACCAAGGCCTGATGTTCGGCTACGCAAGCAACGAAACCGCTGAATTGATGCCCGCGCCCATTGCGTTCTCGCACCAGTTGGTCAAGCGTCAGGCCGAAGCACGCAAATCCGGCGCGCTGCCCTGGCTGCGCCCGGATGCGAAGTCCCAAGTGACCTGCCGCTACGAAAACGGCATCGTGGTTGGCATCGATGCGGTCGTGTTGTCGACTCAGCACAACCCGGAAGTGTCTTACGCCGACCTGCGCGAAGGCGTGATGGAACTGGTCGTCAAGCACGTATTGCCTGCTCATTTGCTGCACAAAGACACTCAGTTCCACATCAACCCGACCGGCAACTTCATCATTGGTGGGCCGGTAGGCGACTGCGGTCTTACCGGTCGCAAGATCATCGTCGACAGCTACGGCGGCATGGCCCGTCACGGCGGCGGCGCGTTCTCCGGTAAGGATCCATCGAAGGTCGACCGTTCGGCAGCGTACGCTGGCCGTTACGTAGCCAAGAACATCGTCGCTGCCGGCCTGGCCGAGCGATGCGAGATTCAGGTGTCCTACGCCATCGGCGTCGCGCAACCGACTTCGATCTCGCTGAACACTTTCGGCACCGGCAAGATCAGCGACGACAAGATCGTTCAACTCGTCCGCGAGCACTTCGACCTGCGTCCGTACGCGATCACCACCATGCTCGACCTGCTGCACCCGATGTACCAGGAAACCGCTGCCTACGGCCACTTCGGTCGCACGCCGGAAACCAAGACCGTGGGCGACGACACGTTCACCACGTTCACTTGGGAAAAAACCGACCGCGCCGATGCCCTGCGCGCAGCTGCCGGTCTGTAA